The window AATTATGCTCAGGCGTGGGGAACAGGTTTGTTTGCTTATTTTAAAAACTCATTGATTGTGAGTTCAATTTCACTCATGTTCATCATTATTATCAGTGCATCATTGGCTTACGGACTTACCAGGTTTCAAGTCGTAGGAAGCAATGTTATCTTTTTTATTGTTCTTGGGGGGATGGCCCTTTCGGAACAAGTAGCATTGGTGCCACTGTATAAAATGCTGCAAACACTTAACTTATATAATACTTATCTGGCAGTCATACTACCGTATATTGCATTTAGAGTACCCTTTACTGTGTTTTTAATGCGAGCCTACTTTCTATCTATTCCAAAAGAACTGGAGGAAGCAGCTTATATAGATGGTTATAACAGTTTTCAAATATTTTATAAGATCATTGTACCCATTAGTAAACCTATATTTGCTTCTTGTGCAATTATTAACCTAAAATTTGTATGGAATGAATTTTTATTCGCAAATGTTTTTCTTGAAAGCAAAGCCATTATGACGATACCCATTGGGTTAATGACTTTTTCTGGAGATATGCGATCCAATTATACAGTTATGTTAGCTGGGATTGTTATCGCATCCATTCCCATGATTTTAATTTTCCTATTGATGCAAAAACAGTTTGTTAGAGGGTTGACAACAGGTTCTGTTAAAGGTTAAAGGCGAGAATTCTTCAATGGTTGTGAAGAATTCTTTACCCTAAAATATAACGTTATATAATGTTATATAAACATATATTATAAATTATAAAAAGAAAAGGAGCAGTTAAAATGAAGAGAGAACATAAGGAGCAAATTAACGCAGCAATAGAAGCAGTAAAAGAAATGAAAAACATTAACCACATCTATTTCGTAGCTTGTGGTGGCTCAATGGCATTGATGATGCCAGCACAATATATTTTGGATTGTGAATGTGAGATACCAGCCACCGTATATACTGCTAATGAATTTGTATACCGTGTACCTAAGGCATTGGGACCTGATTCTGTTTTAATCTCTTGTTCCATGAGAGGACAGACGCCGGAGACAGTGGAAGCTACAAGGTTAGCTCGAGAAAAAGGGGCTTTAACGATTTCAATGTCCAATAGTGTGGGTTCACCCCTTTGGGAAACAACAGCATACCCTATTCATTATGATTGGTTAGATGAACAGGATATGCGAAATCATAACCATACGATTTTACATGCTTTAGTATTTGGTATGCTCAATGTGCTACAACCAAATGAAAAGTATGAAAGAGCGTGTCAAGCCATTGATAAAATGGATGAAATTTTTAAAGCAAACATAGAAAAGTATGCTTTACAAGGAAAAGAATTTGGGGAAGCCTATAAAAGAGAAAAAGTGATTTATACAATGGCTAGTGGCGGTAGCTATGGTCCTGCATACGCCTTTGCAATCTGCTTATTAATGGAAATGCAATGGATTCACTCTAATGCTATTCATGCAGGTGAGTATTTCCATGGTCCATTTGAGATCACGGATTACGATGTACCGTTCATTGTTGTAAAAGGCATTGATCAGTCTAGATTTTTAGACGAAAGAGCTCATGCTTTCTGCAAGAAATATTCAGATAAAATTATTGTAATCGATGCAGCAGATTTTGATATGAAAGATATGGATGAAGATTTGAAAGGCTATTTTGCATCCATAGTCGTAGGTGTTGTTCTACGAGGATATGCTAGTGCTTTAGCTGAATTTAGAGGTCATCCACTAACGGTTAGAAGATACATGTGGAAAATGGAGTACTAATTGTGAGCAACCATGCATGATTTACATAAGCTGGCATCGTAATAGGTCTATTACGGTGTCAGTTTTTGACTTTGTGTATGGCGTTTTTTAATCATATAGGAGGAAGCAGCATGGGTGTTAACCTGAATACGGATAAAGTTCGTAGTTATTTCTATGCAATGGTAAGCTGTATATTCTACACTTTAGCCATAAACTTATTTATTAAACCCAATCATATCGTTGGCGGAGGCGTAACGGGAATGGCTCTTCTGATACATACATATTTCCCTTGGGGCATTGGCTTGATTGCCTATTTATTAAATATACCTATCATGATCATGTCCTTTAAAATGAAAAACATGGGCTTTACAATAAAATGCTTAATCGTTACAACCCAACTCAATTTCCTCATTGATGCTTTCGCTTTCTTGCCTGCTATGACCCATCGCCCTTTATTAGGAGCTATATATGGGGGGATATTTCTTGGGATATCTGTAGGGTTGAATTACAGGTACGATGTGTCGAGCGGAGGAACAGAACTTCTAGGACAATTACTTATTATCAAGCTTAATCATATAACCATTGGAAAGATGTTGATGATAATCGATGGCAGTATTGTACTTATTGGCAGTTTAATCTTAAGAAATCCACAAAATATTCTTCTGGCATTAATCATGATTGTTACAAGTGGTAAAGTGAGTGATATGGTCATACGATTATGTGCGTTCATTGAAGGGAGTCATCCAAGTACCATCTATAAAAGAAAAAAAAGTGCATGTAATAGGATGAATAAACACGTCATGCACACAAAACGCAAAGTAAAAAATGAGGGAATGTTTGGTAAATGAAGCCAGTATAAAAAAAGGATTATAATGCATGATAAATATTGGTTGACTTTGATGGTCTAATCAAGTATAATCTCTACAATGCACACTAAGGGGGGACATCATGTTACAGATCATAAAACAAAAAAAGAAACTTCTTATCGCTATTATTATATTGGCATTACCAGCTATCGGTGAAATGAGCTTAAATACGCTATTAGGTGTGGCTGACACAATGATGATTAGCCGTATGGTAGGTGAGGGAGCTCTATCTGCTGTAGGTTTTGCTAATCAGATTATTTTTACTTTGATATTTGTTTTTTCTTCCTTTAATACAGGTGCTACATCCATGGTAGCTCGATCGTTTGGGGAGAAAGATTATAAGAAACTCAATAAAATTGCAGGACAAACTGTAACCATTAACTTTATTATTGGTGTGATTATATCCATACTTGCCATTGTATTTGCTCGGAATATTTTTAGCATCTACGATGTCACCGAAGAGGTACAAGGATTGACACTGGATTACTTCTATACGGTGAGTATCGGTTTAATCTTTATGTTTTTATCCTTCTCCTATGCAGCCATTCTACGTGGTTCTGGTGATACCATGACACCACTTATCATCACTGGAATTGCTAATGTGCTTAACATTATAGGTAACTATGTGCTCATTAAGGGTGTAGGACCATTTCCAGAAATGGGTATAGCCGGTGCCGCTTTATCCACAACACTTTCAAGAGTCTTAGCAACAGTGCTCTATACGTATGTGTTGTTCATTAAAAAGAAAAAGGTACACCTTAAATTAAAGAATCTACGTATGACAAAAAACATTGTGAAACCTCTGTGGAAAATTAGTTATCCTGGAGCAGTTGAACAGGCCCTTATGCAAGGGGCTTTCATTGTCATCGGTGTCATTGTATCTCAATTGGATACTGACCGTGAAGCATCTTTTCGGATTTTAATTAACCTTGAATCCATATCTTTCATGCCAGCAGTGGGGTTATCCATAGCGGCTGCTACATTGGTCGGTAAAGCTCTTGGTGAAAAAGACATTAAGAAAGCCGTGCAGACAGGCTATACAGCATCTGTGGTTGGTATCTTATGGGGTATCATTATGGGTTTAGTATTCCTATTATGGCCAGATGTATTGGTCAAAGCTTTTTCAGAACAACCTAAGATTATTGCTTTATCGGCAAGTGTTATGTTTGCACTTGGGCTTAACCAACCACTATTAAACTTTATGATTGTCATGTCCGGTGCTTTGAGAGGTGCAGGCGATACGAGAAATGTGATGCTCATAACGGCACTGCGTTTATGGACAGTCTTCATACCGTTTTCCTATGTATTTGTTATACTCATGGGACAAGGACTGGTAGGTGTGTGGTATGCTGAAATCGCATCTTTTGTTGTTTTTAGTGCCATCATATTCTTAAGGTTCCATAATCAAAAATGGGTCAATATAAAATTTGATGTACAGCCTGAAACATAGATGACGAAGTGAATGGAACAGATTTTCGTCATGAACATAGGGAGCATTACATTACAGTAATGACTCCCATTTTTCATAGAGACCTTCCAGTTCTCCTTCATATGCTGTTTTTTCATTATGTAGGTTTTCAGCTTTTTCGGCGTTGGTATAGATTTCTTCTAGACAAAGTTGTTCATCGATGTCTGTGATGCATTTTTCCAGTTCATGAATACGTTTTTCTAATTGCTTTATTTGGTTTTCAAGTTTACGTTTATTGGCTTGTTCTTCCTTGTTTTTTAGCCAATCGGCTTTATTGCCTGTAGGCGACGGATCAGATACAAGGTTATTGTTGACAATTGTATTGTTAGAGGCTTCTTCTAAAGCTAAAAGCTGCCTTTTTTCTTCTTCTAATTTTTTTTCCACATAATAATTATAATTGCCTAAAAAACTATTGAATGCCGTAGGTGTTAATTCAAGCACACGGGTAGCTACTTTATTAATAAAGTAACGGTCATGAGAGATAAAGAAAACTGTTCCATTGTAGTGGCTGATAGCCGACTCCAGAATCTCTTTTGAAACCATGTCCAAATGGTTGGTTGGTTCATCTAACAATAAGAAATTAGCATTGGATAGCATTAATTTTGCCAAGGTTAACCGGCCTTTTTCACCGCCGCTTAACGTGTGAATGGGTTTAAAGACATCGTCTCCAGTGAATAAAAAGGCAGCTAAGGTGTTACGTATCGGTCCTACATCCATGGTGGGATATGCATCCGAAATTTCTTCTATGAGATTGTTTTGAGGATTCAGTGTGGCATGTTCTTGGTCATAATAACCAACCTTTACTTTTGCACCATAGTCTATAAAACCAGTGTCACCCTCTAATTGCTGATTAATGATTCTAAAAAGTGTTGTTTTACCAGTACCATTATCCCCAATAAGAGCTACTTTTTCTCCACGCTTAATGTGAAAGTTAACCCCCAAAAACAGGTGTTTATCATCAAAACTTTTGGACAGATTTGTTGCATTAATCACCTCATTACCACTAACCACGCGAGGCTCTAATCGAAGGTTCATTTTATCGTGCATCACCGCAGGTGCGTCCAGTTTGTCCAATTTACTCAGCTGCTTCTCACGGCTCTGAGCGCGTTTAATTAATTTATCTCGTCCATGAGAACGCAGTTCACGAATGACTTCTTCTTGCCGTTTGATTTCTTTTTGCTGCTGAAGATAATGTTTTAAGGCTATTTCACGATTGATGGCTTTGTGCTTCACGTAGAAGCTGTAATGACCATTATAGATGTGAGAATGAGTATTTTCTATTTCAATAATACGACTCACGATTTTATCTAGAAAATAACGGTCATGGGATATGATGACGATTGTTCCATGATAGTTACTCAAGAATCCTTCTAGCCACTCACATGCCTTAATATCCAAATGGTTAGTAGGCTCATCTAATAATAGAATATCAGGATTAGTTAATAAGAGTTGTGCCAGTGCAACCCTGGTTTTCTGGCCACCAGATAAAGTGGATATCCCTTGATCAAATTCTTCTTCTACAAATCCTAGTCCTTTAAGAACACCGCGAATATAACTTTTATAACCATAACCATTGTTCACTTCAAAATCATGTTGAAGTGCGGCATATGCTTTCATGAGCGATTCAAGGGTATCAGGATCGTTCTGTTTTTCTGCCATTTGTTCTTCATATGTTCTTAGTTTGTTTTCCATATCTATAAGGGGTTGGCATGTTTTTAACATTTCTTCCATAATGGTATGATGGCTAGAAAGGGTACTGTGCTGAGAGAGATAACCTAATTTGATACCGCTTTCTATAATAACCTGGCCTGAATCAGGCTCTAATTCTTTGGTAATAATCTTGAACAATGTGGATTTGCCTGCACCGTTAAGGCCCACAATAGCAGCTTTTTCACCTTTTTCTAATTGAAAATTAATAAGATCAAGGACTGTATGGGTTTCGAACGCTTTACATATATTTTTACATGATAAAATCATTGTTGCCTCCTAATTGTCTAACTGTGATTTCAATCCTCACAATATTTTACCATCAAATCGCTTAATTGAAAAGGAAGTCCTTGTATTCTAAGGAGAATGGACTTGTAAACGGAATCGTAAAACCTGGGCTAAGTGGAAGATTATGGGAAAATCATTGAAAGTATCATATATTTAGTTTATAATAGAATTGAAGTTCTAGAAAGGGACAAGTCTACTGAAATGTATTAGAGGCAAGTTTAACTCAAGAAGGATAATCATAAAAAGGATAAGTATTAAAAAATGAGTCCCTGAATGGAACAGAATTATTCCGAAAGGGTGATCACTTGAGTCGTAATGCAGGTTATATGAAGAAATTAAGAAAAGCACGTGTAGAAAGAAAACAATGTATTCGATGCGGTAAGTCTTTATCACATGAAACACTGGTTCGAGGTGTAAAGCAATGTGAGAAATGT is drawn from Vallitalea pronyensis and contains these coding sequences:
- a CDS encoding carbohydrate ABC transporter permease, translated to MLTREVIMKKKTSKQQVLKIMLHIFLILLVINILLPMIWLLMNSLKTNNELFKDSLALPSKWLFSNYAQAWGTGLFAYFKNSLIVSSISLMFIIIISASLAYGLTRFQVVGSNVIFFIVLGGMALSEQVALVPLYKMLQTLNLYNTYLAVILPYIAFRVPFTVFLMRAYFLSIPKELEEAAYIDGYNSFQIFYKIIVPISKPIFASCAIINLKFVWNEFLFANVFLESKAIMTIPIGLMTFSGDMRSNYTVMLAGIVIASIPMILIFLLMQKQFVRGLTTGSVKG
- a CDS encoding SIS domain-containing protein gives rise to the protein MKREHKEQINAAIEAVKEMKNINHIYFVACGGSMALMMPAQYILDCECEIPATVYTANEFVYRVPKALGPDSVLISCSMRGQTPETVEATRLAREKGALTISMSNSVGSPLWETTAYPIHYDWLDEQDMRNHNHTILHALVFGMLNVLQPNEKYERACQAIDKMDEIFKANIEKYALQGKEFGEAYKREKVIYTMASGGSYGPAYAFAICLLMEMQWIHSNAIHAGEYFHGPFEITDYDVPFIVVKGIDQSRFLDERAHAFCKKYSDKIIVIDAADFDMKDMDEDLKGYFASIVVGVVLRGYASALAEFRGHPLTVRRYMWKMEY
- a CDS encoding YitT family protein, translating into MGVNLNTDKVRSYFYAMVSCIFYTLAINLFIKPNHIVGGGVTGMALLIHTYFPWGIGLIAYLLNIPIMIMSFKMKNMGFTIKCLIVTTQLNFLIDAFAFLPAMTHRPLLGAIYGGIFLGISVGLNYRYDVSSGGTELLGQLLIIKLNHITIGKMLMIIDGSIVLIGSLILRNPQNILLALIMIVTSGKVSDMVIRLCAFIEGSHPSTIYKRKKSACNRMNKHVMHTKRKVKNEGMFGK
- a CDS encoding MATE family efflux transporter; translated protein: MLQIIKQKKKLLIAIIILALPAIGEMSLNTLLGVADTMMISRMVGEGALSAVGFANQIIFTLIFVFSSFNTGATSMVARSFGEKDYKKLNKIAGQTVTINFIIGVIISILAIVFARNIFSIYDVTEEVQGLTLDYFYTVSIGLIFMFLSFSYAAILRGSGDTMTPLIITGIANVLNIIGNYVLIKGVGPFPEMGIAGAALSTTLSRVLATVLYTYVLFIKKKKVHLKLKNLRMTKNIVKPLWKISYPGAVEQALMQGAFIVIGVIVSQLDTDREASFRILINLESISFMPAVGLSIAAATLVGKALGEKDIKKAVQTGYTASVVGILWGIIMGLVFLLWPDVLVKAFSEQPKIIALSASVMFALGLNQPLLNFMIVMSGALRGAGDTRNVMLITALRLWTVFIPFSYVFVILMGQGLVGVWYAEIASFVVFSAIIFLRFHNQKWVNIKFDVQPET
- a CDS encoding ABC-F family ATP-binding cassette domain-containing protein, producing MILSCKNICKAFETHTVLDLINFQLEKGEKAAIVGLNGAGKSTLFKIITKELEPDSGQVIIESGIKLGYLSQHSTLSSHHTIMEEMLKTCQPLIDMENKLRTYEEQMAEKQNDPDTLESLMKAYAALQHDFEVNNGYGYKSYIRGVLKGLGFVEEEFDQGISTLSGGQKTRVALAQLLLTNPDILLLDEPTNHLDIKACEWLEGFLSNYHGTIVIISHDRYFLDKIVSRIIEIENTHSHIYNGHYSFYVKHKAINREIALKHYLQQQKEIKRQEEVIRELRSHGRDKLIKRAQSREKQLSKLDKLDAPAVMHDKMNLRLEPRVVSGNEVINATNLSKSFDDKHLFLGVNFHIKRGEKVALIGDNGTGKTTLFRIINQQLEGDTGFIDYGAKVKVGYYDQEHATLNPQNNLIEEISDAYPTMDVGPIRNTLAAFLFTGDDVFKPIHTLSGGEKGRLTLAKLMLSNANFLLLDEPTNHLDMVSKEILESAISHYNGTVFFISHDRYFINKVATRVLELTPTAFNSFLGNYNYYVEKKLEEEKRQLLALEEASNNTIVNNNLVSDPSPTGNKADWLKNKEEQANKRKLENQIKQLEKRIHELEKCITDIDEQLCLEEIYTNAEKAENLHNEKTAYEGELEGLYEKWESLL